The DNA sequence TCTTCCTCTCCCATCTGACAATCTGCTCCATAGATCGTCAACCCGAAAGAGAGCTCATCTATTGACAATTAACAAGATCGTGAAGAAAACACAGAACCATAACAAGAATTGGTTGATTTTTCTTCATTATGCTAGAATTAGTGAGTAATGCCTCAATGACCTTATCATATTCTCTACTTACATCTCAGCTCAAACCTCGGTAAAATGTTTGAGCTGATCTTTCTCCATCCGTTTGCTCTGCTCTTGTAAACGATACAAATAAACATAGATTACATCGGGAAAGAGCAAAAGGCTGGCCTGGTCCATAAAAATTACGGCTGGTCAATTCCCCTAGTGCTAGCTACTGCTATCAATTAATCTGAGGTTGACTTCCTGCGATGTCTACTTCTGTCACTACACAAAATTGTGGAGTTTCCTCCGCCTTCTGAGTCCGCTGTACGGCCTTTCATATCTACATCAAAGTTTGGAAACAAGGAAGGTGCAACCACGTCTGATGAACGCCTGAATTGGCTGTACGGATTTGTTCCTACTTGACCAAATATGTAATCAGAGAGATCTTCATTGCTGGAGGAGTCCTTGGTGCTCACGGTGCTACAAGAACTTGCATCCGAGGAGCTGAAAATCGATGAACTCTCACTTAATGAATCCATAGCAGGAACTCTGTACATGGAATGAGATCTCCAATCATCTGGATCTAATGATTGATTGCTTGAACCATCAAAACTCATCCTGTACCACTCTCTACTAGACTTTGGTTGTGCTGCAGAACTATTCATACTTGGAACCGTGTATCTCAACTTGGACTTGGTAAGGCTTGAAGGGACTGCTTCCGAGTTCCTTCTATTGGATGTCCCAGCATGAGAAAGGGCGTTACTTCCTACCAAGGGTGGGGGTCGCGGAGAGCGCCTAGAAACATCAAAAACGTAAGGTGTTTGTGCCAAAACAAGAGCAGAAATATGCTGTAAACTGGAATCATCAAGCATATTACCTTGCATAAAGAAGCATGTATGCGCCTTCAGATAAGACCCTCTTTAATTCCACGGGTTCAACCTACAAGAGCATATGTTTAAaaatacattaaaaaaaaacatatctaGTTAAAAATCATCGTTCTTcaaatgtttttttcttttttccaataaTCAGGTCAATTTCATGCACATAGATGATAACTAGAAGCTTCCATATGGCCTCTCACTGGCCAAATGTTGGAGTTATGCTTTCCCAGACCAATATAATAATCAACTTTAGGCAACTATGGATTCGAACAGTGAGAAAGTTTTCccacaaaacaaagaaataagGTTGAGCCCAATGGCAAAATCAGAAATGTACAGAGAACATACCGAGCTGTCATTAATCTTGAACCAGTTGCCTTGACTATTCTTTACATAACATATATAATGGCCTGAATATGCAGCATTCATAATATCCAGATGAACAATGACGGCATAAAGATTGTACAAAGGAGATTTATCACTTGTTCTGTCCATGTATGGTGACAAGTTGAGAACCTCTGGAAAACGTACTGACTTATCCAGCTTCTCGAAGTTTCGAGACTGCAGCCATTGATGATATAAGGCAAGCATTAACATAAAAAAAACACAGATAAAATCGCTACAACGTGGTATAGATTAAGCACAGTTTAAATTAATGCAAAAGAATTAATTACCTGAAATCGCTTCAACACTATTGTAAGAATATTTGGTGCCTCTAGAACTGTAAGTTTCTTTCTGGCTTTCTCATAAGATTTACACCTATACAAAAGTTGGAGAGAACATACAAAAAAAGGATAAAAAGTATCagataaatagaaaaagaaaaattcttacCAACACGAGAATAATTTATATGTGTGCGTTTGTGTGTGTGagtgtgagtgtgtgtgtgtgtgtgtgaaccCCATTAGCCCAGCTCGAATCAAGCAAGGTGTGCCAAAAAGATAGCTGCAAGCCCTGATATTGATCTCGGGATTTCAAATAAAACATATAAAGGGAACTGATAATAATAGAGACCTTTATTATAAGCTGAACAACTAAATCACTAAAGAAGCAATATGCGAGCAAAATACAAACCTGTTACAATGGAACCTATTATCTCCGTCCAAAGTTTCAGTAGCAGTAAATTGTGCAAGAGCCTCTTCCAGAGTTCCAATTGCCCCATCAATTTCGACAGTAAGATCCATCATCCGCTCAAATTGCTCAGTTTTCCCGAGGCACTTCATGCACTTTATCTGACAATCGCAATCATGACATCCCAAAAGGTTTTACATTTGTAAGGGGACAATGAAATCtacacaaaaaataatatattttgacaAAATATTTGCAACTGTAAAACCTTGGATCGAAGGTGACCTCCAAAGGTCATGCCTACTAGAGTTGTTTGTTCTGCCAAAGGACCAATAGCCCCAGCTTCCTTGAGGCAAACAGATTGCATCGTATCAACTGCATACCTGCCATTTTAGCAAGTCAGCACATTATACAAATCTGAAAGTGAAATATATAACATAACTTACAAGGAAAATTCATTTGGTTGAATGTATAGCTGGCTTACCTCAAAAACTCATGAGCATCTTCTTCCTTCCCATGACCAAGATGGCTTCCAATTTTATGTATTCTGGATAAGATCCTAATCGGGGACAGTGAAGACTTCCCTTCCCTTGCCTTCAGGAGCAGAATTTCAAATTCACATATAAAGCACCAGTCCTTTTTTTGACCTAGAATACAGAATAAAATGGTTGGTTGAAAAGAGGTTAAACAAATGGCCCTGATAACTAAACTGGCTGCAGATATAAACATTATATGCATAGATATACAGCATTATGAATAGAGACTTACATGCTCTAGAATGGAGTCCTTGAAGAAGATACGAAGTAAGAGGCTGAGTAAATGCTAAACACTGTAGCACAGCATTAGCATAACAGCTGAGAAACCcaaggaaaaaacagttcagaaGAACATTCGTATATGCTTTCATGTCTACAAGGTAAGCACTGACGTCAAAGTGTGAtagcaaaacaaaagagaaacccATAATGAAATACCCTTTAAGAAAAAGTTGGCTAGaaattgtacccaaaaaaaaaaaagttagctAGAAAAGCTATTGATCTCAAATTGAATTAATTAATGGAAAAGCGCGAATCATTTAACCTCCCTGAAGTCCTTAACTAGAAAAATATAAAAGTTTCAAAAGAAGAGACTTCATACAAGGATATACATAAGCTAAAACCAATTACACTCTAAgcataaaaataattttaattctctcttaataTGTTCTGTGCCAAAAGACTCTCCACATCACCTGTTCCCACAATTTGTCAGGCCAAATGGGCAAAGATCCACATTGTTGTAGGAGTACAGTTTCACAAATAGCTCATATGGAAATATTACCTGCCAATATAATATCATAATAGAATTGGTATCTGACCAAGAAAGAGAAAACTATTAGGTAAAGGAAACAATACTAAATTGAGTATAACCTTGAACTTTCCAGCAATCCCATTTTCAGGACCTGAGAGATTGGATTTCAGCTGTTTTGAGGATTTAAACTGCTGCACAACTTTCTTCATGGATGTCTTCAGACCATTACAAGCATTTTGCGGCAAGCTTGGGGTACTACCAATTTTGGCAGGCAAGGCATGATAACCGTCAACTTTTTCAGATCTATAACTGGAATCCAGTAACCCTCCAGTGGTTGAAGATGGCCGGCCATTAGAACCACTATTTGATAAAGGTCCCTCTTTACGCTCATCTTCCCTGTCACTAGTTGACAACCTCTTGGACTTAAAGGCATCAGTAACTACCTTTTCTATTGAAGTACCCCTTCTAGTTGGCTTTTTACCAGCAAAATTTGCAGGCTGAGCATCAGCAGACATGTCTATCTTAGCTTTGGCCAATTTTGATTCAGATTCTACCTCTTTATCATTGTGACTGGATTTCATCTTAACTAACTTATTTGCAGGTGAAAAGTTATCTCGACAATTTACCAAATTAGTATACTCTGACATATTTCCAAGTAGATCAGGAGCAGTACCATCAAAAAGAGGTTTCTCTGCTCTGTCAACACTGACATGATTAAGAATCTCACCCGAAGAGGTGTCAGCTCCAGTACCAGATGAAGTGAAGCCATCCCATGATATAGTACTGGGTGAGGTTGCACTGGTATGTGCACCTATTCCACCTGCATAAGGGTTAATTCTATCATCATCACCCATCATTAATGAACTTCTTGAAACAACAGAGATTGTCATTGTATATCTAAATATTACCACGATGAAGCACCGCTTCCTCGTCTATATCACTGTTGTGTTGCACCTCCATGGTGCCAATCGAAGGTCGGCATTCGTCCTTGTGACCTTGTCTCCAGTGAATGATTTGACACTTCCCAGAACTACAACCACATTTTCAAGTGAATACAATGTACATGTACTAGTCGGAAGCAAATACGAGTTCAACTACATGTGCACATCAGCTCAAAACATTCGACCAGGCGTCAACCAAACCCCAAAATGTGATCCTCTAGGGATCAAATAGACTACAAAGTTAGTTAACACGTTCATGTTTAGTGACTGTGTTCAGCAATCAAACAGGTACCTAATCTACACCTCCCACTACTCAATTCCAAATGAAACCGCAACGGCAAAATCTTTTCGCAACGGCTACCTAATCTACACCTAACGAAATCGCAACGGTAAAATCTTTTCGCAAATTGAACTGTGATACACAAACACCACAGTAACGGCAAACAATTCCCATTTCTCACTAAACTAAATGTGCAAGCATAAATGTTCCCAAAATCCACAAAATCAATCTATCCAAAAGCAAAGAGAACTAACCAGTATCTAACACTCTTGCATTTCGAGCACCGCATGGTGGTTTGGGAATAACATACAGCACAGTGAAACGGACTGGTCACCGGCGCCACCACCACCGGAGGAGCAGCAGCATACATAGCCGTGGTGGCCTGAAACTCGGCCATTGCGGCCTCCTCGGAAGCCATAGCCACAAGCCTCATGATCTCCTCCTTCTTCGCCACCGCATTCCTCCACTTGTGGCGAATCACAAAGAACGCCGCCAAAACGACCCCAAACAGAAGCCCCTGAAACCCTAGCATTCCGAGGGCCGGCAttggggggaaaaaaaaactcaacgcTAAAGCCCTAACCTTTATCCGGCGCCGAGGATCAGACCGGAGGAGAGAAACCCTAGGATGGCGCTCCTGCTATACATAGATCCGGCGGCCGCGGCCGTGGCGGGGCGGTGGTATGGAGAGGAAATAGGGGAAATTGGGAGGGGCAGAAATGGAATTTGAGCGAGACTGGGAGTGGTAATGGTGCTGGTGGTGGTGATTAAATTGTGATTGAAGCATCTGGATTTGGATGGGTGGTCaggttagagagagaaagtgatgagagagagagagagagagagaagaagtggAGGGAGGAATATTAAGTCGGGATCGCAGTACTAGACAGTGTCGGGTGTcgacgattttttttttttttttttttgaaaattgtcAGTGTGATttatctccctctctctctgtccTGGCCCGGTTAAACCCCAGCccgcgtttttttttttttttaccacgTTGAGAATAATTGGAGGGTTAATTTAATTGTGTGTGCTTTTAATAATTTGGTCATGGGGTTTTGAGTGCGTCATTATTACTTTTTTATCCGTTTGAGATGGGGGGCCCCCGCTTGGATTACTGAACTTTTTGTTCCTTTGGCTAAAAGGGGATTTGAGATGTTATATGGATTGACTTGGAAGAATAGCAAAGGATGGTTTGATCATTTGATGGAGAATATTACTTCAAGAAATGATTTTATTGAAATAATAAGTTATCATTGATAGGGATAGATCATTGCTAAAATGTTTGAGAATTTCTCTATTTGATCATtctcttttatctttttgttcttctttatataaattttctttttattttttgatcctATAGTGAGTTACGTACAGAAAGAATTCGAAATAATCAAATTTTTATCTCTCATTTAATATATATGGCGGTGTATTCCAAAATTTAACTCATTGGTTTTGTGCTTAGCACCTCGTGTATGTGATTGTGCTATTCTtcgacctttttttttttgtgtggcaTTGTGGTGGCCCTGATTAGTGGTCCTCTGTATTTCAACCTTTGGTTAGTCTCAAGTCTACTCCTAGTGATGCTTGGTTTGTTTATCCTCATTTTGCAAGCCAGTGTCTAGATTTGATCAGATGGTTTGTTCTAGTTTAGCCTAGAGTCCACTCTCAATCGTGGTTGGTTTGTAGCCGCTACCTGTTTGTTTTAGTGGGTTGAAAGTGTATTTATCTTTATTATTGCTCGGTTCTTCTTCAAATTATAGGTGGGTTTCTTTTGTGGTGATGCAAGTTGACAATATGTAAAATGTTTCATTGTTGAATTTTATGATCTAGTGGGCGATTTTCCGGCTACTGTTGTTTTGCGTGCGAATGTTGGGTTTGATTGGACAAACTGTTATTTGTTTAGTTAATAAGGTGTCCCATTTTTGATATCAAATTTGGTGGACCTTATTTCAAATTATGATAAATGGTCCTAGTGGGTTTGGAATTTGGGATCTGATCAAATCTAGTTCTAGAATTCGAATCCTCCACGGATCTGACCTTTATGGGCTCCAACTAAAAATATGGATCGTTGGTTCATGTACatcaaaaatagtaaattgaGTTTTTTTGCATGAATGAATTACTTCTTTTTTGTGTGGATTATTATATGATTTATATAAGATTATTTAGTCATCTATGATTCTATGGTATTACTAAGAagatgaaataaaaaataaaataaattagggGCATTCCGAgattcaaacaaaacaaaacaaaattcttGCCAACTAAGTAGTTTTGTTTTATTGTATTATTTTGAGCAAAGAACAAGGTTCTACGTACCAAACTGATATAGACCATCAATCAATTGTATCCCTGAAATTCACTATAATGGGGTAGATAGAGGCATGTGCTTGGTACGTATCAATGAAAGCTCTGCCCCGCCCACCCAAGAGCTGGCGCTTATGTAATGTCATATCGTTGGAACTCAATGCCGGAAGCGATCCTATCAGGGTGCGAATATATTCCATCAAGCGCACAAGGTCATCATAGAAGAAGACAAGTTAAATGTAATCCTTGGAACCCCTCTTGCAAAGTTACTCCTTCCTGTTCAAGATACCTGGATACCAGAGGGAGTAAAAGCCAGAAGGCAGAAGTTGCTGCTGCATTACTTCAATTGATCGAACTCGTTGAATGTCTGATTGCATCCAAAGCGAACTCTTCACTGAAGCCATTTTAAACACAACAAGCATCTGATAGCCAAGAGTACCCTAGAGCAtaattttttgttatatatCTTAGCCACGAGGTCATTTGAATTTGTATCGATCAGCTACAAAAGAACTgctatgatgaagaaacaacAATATACGCCAGCAAGTTTCAAAATGCCAAATTGACATTCATATTCGGCAGTACAAAAAGCAATACTGATGGAGGATGTATGCAACTAGCTACTATAAAACGCATATTCACTTATTAATTAAGAAATAAGAACAGCATGCCCATTTGTACGTTGATATGGTTTTTTGTGTGTTGTGAGCTTGGAATCCCCTTTGATATTTAGATGAATTTGTACTTCCATTTTTCGGATACCATATACAGTCACTCAAAATAATAGTGGCCACTGTTTCTGCACTAGTTTATCGCTCGGTTGCTAGAATCAAAAGATAACCTACTTGATAACTGGAAAAGAAAACACATTCTCTGCTAGCTAGGTCATATTGATCTTCTCAATATGCCACTGATATGTTATGAAAATGTCACCAGAGTACCAGCTGACTAATTTAAACAGATCAACAAGCACAATTATCAATCATCCATGATTCCATGGTATGTATGTACTGGATTTGTATGATCATCAGCAGcttctttaaaaacaaaaaaattgaagccTTCACTTGAATAAGTCACTCTAATGCAATTCTCAACTAGAAAAAGAGTTACTAATAAGACCGAATTCAAATAGAACTAAGTGCGCGCAACTGCAATACAGTGCTGCATTTATATGAAGTCGATCTGAACTCCACAAAAGAACATCAGGTTCTGCATCTTATAGAACACACACTGAATCAATTTCTCTATTGCTCACTCTGCTAATGTTCTCTTTATTAGCTAAACACAACTCGATATTATTGATCAAACTCGTTCCCTTTCTTATGCTTTTCTAAATAGTCCAAGAATGTGTCCATGTATCTATCTTGAAGCTCTCTGTCTCTGAATGTTGCACTAAATTCCTTAGCCCCATCCCTATAAGCCTTTCCATCCTCCTCCACCATAACCAATTTCAGTGACTTGGCCACCGAATCCCTCATAAACGATCCACTCTGCTCATCTCTCGGTACCTCAATTCCAACCTTCTTGCCCCAAAGCCTAGCATTTAGCCCTTGGTCAATGAAGAAAGGAAGCATCATAAGAGGACGTCCATAATGGAGTCCCTCTATGATTGAACTGTAAGCAAACTAACATTGCTTATGGAACAGGACATTGTTTAGAACTTGTGTTCTGCATATATACTTCATAATACTtcatatatgtaattaatctaagttTAGACTATAGTATAAGCGTATGATGTATTTCATATTAAGACAAGCTTAtctgttatttaaatttaaatCAAGCAGCAGTTGAAAGAGCAGTTGAGGTTTGATAAGCTGTTAAGGTATTGCAGTAGTTTCTTTATGGATGAAACTGATTTGCAAGGTTGCTATAAATATGTCAGATCAGTCCCTTCTGATGCACGAGTTGTTCTTGTTGTTAGTCCCATATACTAAAAAGAACATAAGGGTGAAATCAGGAGAAGGCTATCATGGACAGTGGGAGTGCATCGAGTAAGTTTTCTGGGTTCATAatcttgtgttcttgttttctgcAGGTTCAGgattgatatgttgttttcaATCCCTATTTCATACTTACATTCAGTGTTAGAGTTTGAATGGAAATCAGTTTCCATTGAAGAGGATTAGATCTGTCTCAAAGGAATCCGTTAAGgattttcttcctcactcggatccatctcaaggggatATTACCTCTCCAAGATCTGTCTAGAGGAGATTTCACCTCACTTGAATCTTCCTCAAGGAGATTTCTTCTCACTCGGATTTAACTCAAGGAGATTTCCAAACACTGTTGGAACAGAATTCAGTTTATTGAATAtacatgatttgatctagtatagGTTCTAAATTATATGTTTGTGATTGCTTAAGCATACTgtttctaacaattggtatcagagccgccATACATAGATCAATTACATGTTGAAGAAACTAACTGCATTAAATTGTGAATTCTGGAAATTTTTTGTTCATATAATCCGCATACAGTTATCTACATGTATATTGCATATCTGATGCATCTATCCACACATGCATGCTCTCACCTTTGCAAATCCATTTTGCtctggattgatgtaaatgaaaTTGGGTTCTCCCAAATTTAGTATCCATTATCCTCATTTAGTGAGAGGAGGAGAAAACAACCAGAGAGCAATTAAGGCAATCACCAACCTCTATCACTTCTATTGATCATCAAATAGAGTCTTCTACCAAGTTGGTGTTGATCCAGGCCTTACTTTATGAGCAGATAAGATATCTATCCTAAATATTAGTTTTCGATTTGGTGAGTTCCCTTGAGGTATTATAGTGAAACTGTAATTTTATTTGGTTATTGATATTAATGTATGCTGCTTACATTGTTAGTGTGTGGCTAAATTAATTAGTAGTGTTGATGTATTAATTACTTGGATTATAATTGATGAGTCGATCTTGGAGAAGCATCAACGGATTCTGGAACTACATCTTGTTAGTATCACATACACTTATCAGttttgttttctggttttaatatttaatttgctGCAGATTGTATTTTGGCCTTGATTCATGTAACTGTTGATTTACAATCTCATATTTGGCATAGTCATCTTAACTATCTAGCATGTGTTGATCTGTGTAATGGCATACTGTTTACACCCGGTTTATTCGAACCTCCATTCCATCAAATTGCAACTGCTGAAAAGACAAAATTAAGATAATTActaatgatttatttaattattagcATGGTTATCTTGATGAGGCTAAGAAGAAGAGATTTGTTCCGACTAGAAGTATGGGAGGGGAGATAAGAATTCCATGCAGCAAGCAAAAACGTTGGAACTAATTAAAGTCAATGTATTTTGGTGGTAATCAAACACTCCAAAGCAATGTAATCATGCCCAATACTTATTGAATTTGAGTGGGTTTCTACTGCATGACGTGGTGCAATGCTGAATTGCATGATCAAATATTGAGAAGTCATATATATCGCGCATATATGTTAGTTGATGATGTGAGCCTTTAGTATATATGCATTAGGAGTCCTAATGAGATTGAAGCAAGCAATTTGAGTTCGATGGAAAGACTTCACATCCGCTTGGTCGCCCAGCAAGTccacctctatataaagaagcattGACAGAAGACAGAGAGGACACACATACATCTCCAGCCAAAACTCCATCATgggtttccttttatttttcttagctCCAGATTAGTTTCATTCTCTTTTCAATTCTTAGTTGTTAGCTCTACTAGTTCGAGTCAGTTTCCTTCGTTTTTCTTGTAATCTAGTATCGCTATTTCAATAATTTCCTCTGTTACTTTTTGATAATAGTTGATAGTTTTATTCTTCAAgccatttattattttctttttccgcTCTTTACTTTATCGCTATTTACTTTCCTGTGATTTACTTTATTGCTCTTTACCTTTCTGCACTTAATCTAGAGTTTATTTTCTTGCTCTTTTACTATTGTGTTTATTTCTTGCACTAGGGGTAGTTTTAACGCAATTGTTCGGTTACCAATCACTATTTGCGACTCGTCCATTGAACAACCCAAAAGTCCTTGATCCAAAGGCATCGAACCCTAAGCCGAGattgttccttcctcggcttTCAGTCGCTCGACGAAGTCAGAACACGTGCACTACATCTTCTACATCTAcaattgcacacttggccttctggtcgtgtgctggcacgccccGCAATCTACTCATCaagaaggacatttgttccttgatccctcggctgtataggccaaggtgattttcagaggcaacatctcttggcacgcccagtgggactctAAATATTTTTAGGCGTTGTTCGTAGCATGCAATTCAATGATGCATCCAAATCACTACTTTAATGACCTTAAACTCGGGGGGCTCACTGACCACCATTTGGTAAAGCATGAGGTTCCTACACTTGAAGAAACCATGTATACTGACATAGTAATTGGAGACAAAGCCGATGTGATGATAGCAATATCGGCTAAATTAGAATTGAAAGTCCAAATTAATCACTACTTCGCTATGGGGGGGCTTGGGAATTTCGCTTACATAAAGGCTGAAGAGTTCAACGGTCATACCAAATACCCATGTTCAACACTTCGCAGCTGTAATCACTA is a window from the Rosa chinensis cultivar Old Blush chromosome 2, RchiOBHm-V2, whole genome shotgun sequence genome containing:
- the LOC112187641 gene encoding ubiquitin carboxyl-terminal hydrolase 17 isoform X2, which translates into the protein MPALGMLGFQGLLFGVVLAAFFVIRHKWRNAVAKKEEIMRLVAMASEEAAMAEFQATTAMYAAAPPVVVAPVTSPFHCAVCYSQTTMRCSKCKSVRYCSGKCQIIHWRQGHKDECRPSIGTMEVQHNSDIDEEAVLHRGIGAHTSATSPSTISWDGFTSSGTGADTSSGEILNHVSVDRAEKPLFDGTAPDLLGNMSEYTNLVNCRDNFSPANKLVKMKSSHNDKEVESESKLAKAKIDMSADAQPANFAGKKPTRRGTSIEKVVTDAFKSKRLSTSDREDERKEGPLSNSGSNGRPSSTTGGLLDSSYRSEKVDGYHALPAKIGSTPSLPQNACNGLKTSMKKVVQQFKSSKQLKSNLSGPENGIAGKFKVIFPYELFVKLYSYNNVDLCPFGLTNCGNSCYANAVLQCLAFTQPLTSYLLQGLHSRACQKKDWCFICEFEILLLKAREGKSSLSPIRILSRIHKIGSHLGHGKEEDAHEFLRYAVDTMQSVCLKEAGAIGPLAEQTTLVGMTFGGHLRSKIKCMKCLGKTEQFERMMDLTVEIDGAIGTLEEALAQFTATETLDGDNRFHCNRCKSYEKARKKLTVLEAPNILTIVLKRFQSRNFEKLDKSVRFPEVLNLSPYMDRTSDKSPLYNLYAVIVHLDIMNAAYSGHYICYVKNSQGNWFKINDSSVEPVELKRVLSEGAYMLLYARRSPRPPPLVGSNALSHAGTSNRRNSEAVPSSLTKSKLRYTVPSMNSSAAQPKSSREWYRMSFDGSSNQSLDPDDWRSHSMYRVPAMDSLSESSSIFSSSDASSCSTVSTKDSSSNEDLSDYIFGQVGTNPYSQFRRSSDVVAPSLFPNFDVDMKGRTADSEGGGNSTILCSDRSRHRRKSTSD
- the LOC112187641 gene encoding ubiquitin carboxyl-terminal hydrolase 17 isoform X1, producing the protein MPALGMLGFQGLLFGVVLAAFFVIRHKWRNAVAKKEEIMRLVAMASEEAAMAEFQATTAMYAAAPPVVVAPVTSPFHCAVCYSQTTMRCSKCKSVRYCSGKCQIIHWRQGHKDECRPSIGTMEVQHNSDIDEEAVLHRGGIGAHTSATSPSTISWDGFTSSGTGADTSSGEILNHVSVDRAEKPLFDGTAPDLLGNMSEYTNLVNCRDNFSPANKLVKMKSSHNDKEVESESKLAKAKIDMSADAQPANFAGKKPTRRGTSIEKVVTDAFKSKRLSTSDREDERKEGPLSNSGSNGRPSSTTGGLLDSSYRSEKVDGYHALPAKIGSTPSLPQNACNGLKTSMKKVVQQFKSSKQLKSNLSGPENGIAGKFKVIFPYELFVKLYSYNNVDLCPFGLTNCGNSCYANAVLQCLAFTQPLTSYLLQGLHSRACQKKDWCFICEFEILLLKAREGKSSLSPIRILSRIHKIGSHLGHGKEEDAHEFLRYAVDTMQSVCLKEAGAIGPLAEQTTLVGMTFGGHLRSKIKCMKCLGKTEQFERMMDLTVEIDGAIGTLEEALAQFTATETLDGDNRFHCNRCKSYEKARKKLTVLEAPNILTIVLKRFQSRNFEKLDKSVRFPEVLNLSPYMDRTSDKSPLYNLYAVIVHLDIMNAAYSGHYICYVKNSQGNWFKINDSSVEPVELKRVLSEGAYMLLYARRSPRPPPLVGSNALSHAGTSNRRNSEAVPSSLTKSKLRYTVPSMNSSAAQPKSSREWYRMSFDGSSNQSLDPDDWRSHSMYRVPAMDSLSESSSIFSSSDASSCSTVSTKDSSSNEDLSDYIFGQVGTNPYSQFRRSSDVVAPSLFPNFDVDMKGRTADSEGGGNSTILCSDRSRHRRKSTSD